From a region of the Tiliqua scincoides isolate rTilSci1 chromosome 4, rTilSci1.hap2, whole genome shotgun sequence genome:
- the MTCH1 gene encoding mitochondrial carrier homolog 1, with the protein MPALWMGRGAAPGRVLPCCILERERMAAAAAHRGAPPPAEGAGAGLGPAEGTDTLFVALSAGFTALSHPLVFVKLLVQVGHEPLPPVVGRNLLGRKVLYLPGFFTYARHIVEVDGKKGLFRGLTPRILSCTVSTVTRGRVKKAFPLEDLEHVSNKDDMKTSLMKAAKETYHEMVVQCVSRIMSHPLHVISMRCMVQFIGHEVKYSGVFSSIGTILKEEGFLGFFRGLLPHILGDVIFLWCCNLLSHFINTYIVDDNFSQASVIRSYTKFVMGIAVSMLTYPFLLVGDLMIVNNCGLRAGLLPYAPVFSSWIQCWRHLSAQGQLFRGSSLLFRRAPTTLTLY; encoded by the exons ATGCCGGCGCTGTGGATGGGGCGGGGGGCGGCGCCCGGAAGGGTCCTTCCCTGCTGCATCCTGGAAAGAGAGAGGATGGCGGCGGCCGCTGCGCACCGTGGGGCGCCTCCCCCCGCCGAGGGAGCGGGCGCGGGGCTAGGCCCGGCGGAGGGCACGGACACCCTGTTCGTGGCGCTGAGCGCCGGCTTCACTGCCCTCAGCCACCCGCTGGTCTTCGTGAAGCTGCTCGTGCAG GTTGGGCATGAACCTCTGCCTCCAGTTGTTGGAAGAAACTTGTTGGGGAGAAAAGTACTCTACCTACCTGGCTTCTTTACATATG CCCGACACATTGTggaagtggatggcaaaaagggCCTTTTTCGAGGCCTCACTCCTCGAATTCTCTCTTGTACTGTATCCACTGTAACCCGAGGACGAGTCAAGAAG GCTTTTCCTTTGGAGGATCTGGAGCATGTTTCAAATAAAGACGATATGAAAACATCCCTCATGAAAGCAGCAAAAGAG ACATACCATGAGATGGTGGTGCAGTGTGTGTCCCGAATTATGTCTCATCCACTTCACG taATTTCCATGCGCTGTATGGTCCAGTTTATAGGACATGAAGTTAAATACAG TGGTGTATTTAGCTCCATTGGGACAATTTTAAAAGAAGAAGGTTTCTTGGGATTTTTCAG GGGATTACTACCTCACATCCTAGGTGATGTTATCTTTCTATGGTGTTGCAACCTTCTGTCACACTTTATTAATACCTACATCGTGGATGACAAT ttcagTCAGGCCTCTGTGATCCGGAGCTACACAAAGTTCGTGATGGGG ATTGCTGTCAGTATGCTCACCTATCCTTTTCTCCTCGTGGGAGATCTTATGATCGTGAACAACTGTGG GTTACGGGCGGGCCTCCTTCCATATGCCCCTGTGTTTTCTTCTTGGATACAGTGCTGGAGACACCTCAGTGCTCAG GGGCAGCTTTTCAGAGGCTCCAGCTTGCTCTTCCGCAGAGCACCCACTACCCTAACGCTCTATTGA